A single region of the Anaerobranca californiensis DSM 14826 genome encodes:
- a CDS encoding MFS transporter, translating into MSESYLSMIKKMSPNLRCYFFASFFAYLGLGAGNVLVNLFLMEKGYGENVVGIFLAIKLFTTGILALPSGIICNKMGYKWSLKKGLFFIGIGILLLTYFDGLVAVYLSSFLWGLGLSVFAVSAPPFIQDNAEMKYRQQAFSINFSVMMFSNMMGNYISGKMAEILPFEILKNYRVTLTIFALSTFIGIIFLINIKEKVKGEKSFNFKNHLIGITSLVKKDNNIVRLLICHGIIGMGAGLIVPLLNVFLKNNVGATTSQIGTIMSISQTTTAIAGLITPYIVLRLGKVKTVTFLRLLSIPFLIAIALLQNIYLVAVAVFVRSSLMNMTHPAELEFSMGLVGKDNRAFLSALLKTVESVGRSFSVLAGGYIMANLGYSLPYYITCLLYFIAVILFYNWFSSVEKNKISTKLTLNN; encoded by the coding sequence ATGTCTGAAAGCTACCTTAGCATGATAAAAAAAATGTCCCCTAACTTAAGGTGTTATTTTTTCGCTTCATTTTTTGCTTATTTAGGTCTAGGGGCAGGCAATGTCTTAGTTAATCTTTTTTTAATGGAAAAAGGGTATGGGGAAAATGTCGTAGGGATTTTTTTAGCTATCAAACTATTTACAACGGGAATCCTTGCTTTACCATCGGGAATTATATGTAATAAAATGGGGTATAAATGGAGTCTAAAAAAAGGTTTATTTTTTATAGGTATAGGAATATTACTTCTCACCTATTTTGATGGCCTAGTAGCTGTATATCTAAGTAGTTTTTTGTGGGGTTTGGGCTTATCGGTATTTGCAGTTTCTGCCCCTCCCTTTATTCAAGATAATGCAGAAATGAAATACCGCCAGCAGGCCTTTAGCATTAACTTTTCAGTAATGATGTTTTCAAATATGATGGGTAATTATATTTCCGGGAAAATGGCTGAAATACTCCCCTTTGAAATACTAAAAAATTATCGGGTAACCCTTACTATTTTTGCCCTTTCCACCTTTATAGGGATAATATTTTTAATTAATATAAAGGAAAAAGTAAAGGGTGAAAAATCCTTTAATTTTAAAAATCACTTAATAGGAATAACATCCCTTGTTAAAAAAGATAATAATATTGTTAGACTATTGATTTGCCATGGTATAATTGGTATGGGGGCAGGTTTAATAGTTCCATTACTTAATGTATTTTTAAAAAATAATGTCGGTGCCACTACTTCCCAAATTGGGACTATTATGTCTATATCCCAAACTACTACTGCCATAGCCGGCCTTATAACACCTTATATAGTCCTTAGATTAGGGAAGGTTAAGACAGTCACTTTTTTGCGACTCCTTTCAATTCCTTTTTTAATAGCCATCGCCCTGCTGCAAAACATTTATTTAGTTGCAGTAGCCGTTTTTGTAAGGAGTAGTTTAATGAATATGACCCACCCTGCAGAACTAGAATTTTCCATGGGTTTAGTTGGCAAAGATAATAGGGCTTTTTTAAGTGCACTTTTAAAAACAGTAGAAAGTGTAGGAAGGTCCTTTAGTGTATTGGCAGGTGGTTATATTATGGCAAATTTAGGTTATTCCCTTCCTTATTATATCACTTGTCTTCTGTATTTTATCGCAGTAATCCTCTTTTACAATTGGTTTAGTTCCGTAGAAAAGAATAAAATTAGCACAAAATTAACATTAAACAATTGA
- the trxB gene encoding thioredoxin-disulfide reductase, which produces MIYDTIIIGAGPAGLAAALYAARAELKTLLIDKQGPGGQAATTHLVENYPGVQSITGPDLASNMFAQVMELGVELVVEEIQNISLDGKIKEIVTDGGEYKGKTVIIATGVEPRKLGVAGEMTFRGRGVSYCATCDGAFYKGKKVAVIGGGDSAVEEGNFLTRFVDKLYIIHRRSELRATKVIQKRAFDNPKIEFILNSVVKEIKGDKKVEEILIENVETGEKTNLKVDGVFIYVGNNPNTEFLKGQINVDELGYIITNEDMETNVPGVYAAGDVRVKSLRQIVTAAADGAIAAVKAEKYIETFK; this is translated from the coding sequence ATGATTTACGATACTATAATAATTGGTGCAGGTCCCGCAGGTTTAGCTGCCGCTTTATATGCCGCTAGGGCAGAACTAAAAACCCTCTTAATAGACAAACAAGGTCCAGGGGGGCAAGCTGCAACTACTCATCTTGTAGAAAACTATCCTGGAGTCCAATCTATTACAGGACCGGACCTAGCATCTAATATGTTTGCCCAAGTTATGGAATTAGGGGTTGAGCTAGTTGTAGAAGAAATACAAAATATCTCTTTAGATGGAAAAATCAAAGAGATAGTAACAGACGGTGGAGAATATAAAGGTAAAACTGTGATAATCGCAACAGGAGTTGAACCTAGAAAGTTAGGAGTTGCAGGGGAAATGACCTTTAGAGGACGGGGTGTATCCTATTGCGCTACCTGTGACGGGGCCTTTTACAAAGGCAAAAAAGTAGCTGTGATAGGAGGCGGAGACTCGGCGGTAGAAGAAGGAAATTTCCTTACAAGATTTGTAGATAAGTTATACATAATTCATCGCCGTTCTGAACTTCGGGCTACCAAAGTAATACAAAAGCGAGCCTTTGATAATCCAAAAATAGAGTTTATTTTAAACTCCGTAGTCAAGGAAATTAAAGGGGATAAAAAGGTAGAAGAGATTTTAATAGAAAATGTCGAAACTGGAGAAAAAACAAATCTAAAAGTAGATGGTGTCTTTATTTATGTAGGAAATAACCCCAATACAGAATTTTTAAAAGGTCAAATAAATGTCGATGAATTAGGATATATTATAACAAATGAAGATATGGAAACTAATGTTCCAGGGGTATATGCTGCAGGAGATGTGAGGGTTAAATCTTTAAGACAAATTGTTACCGCTGCTGCTGATGGTGCTATTGCAGCAGTTAAAGCGGAAAAATATATTGAAACATTTAAATAG
- the trxA gene encoding thioredoxin, which translates to MSKALEITRFNFNQEVLESEIPVLVDFWAPWCGPCKMLSPIIDQLVDEYQGKVKIVKVNVDENPDLAGAYGIMSIPTLILFKNGEEVETISGFMPKNKLVEKINSKL; encoded by the coding sequence ATGTCAAAAGCTTTAGAAATAACCAGATTTAATTTTAATCAAGAGGTTTTAGAAAGTGAAATTCCAGTATTAGTTGATTTTTGGGCTCCTTGGTGTGGTCCTTGTAAAATGTTATCACCTATTATAGACCAATTAGTTGATGAGTACCAAGGTAAAGTAAAAATTGTTAAGGTTAATGTCGATGAAAACCCTGATTTAGCAGGGGCATATGGAATTATGAGTATCCCCACATTAATACTTTTCAAAAATGGCGAAGAAGTGGAAACTATTTCTGGTTTTATGCCTAAAAACAAATTGGTAGAAAAAATAAATTCTAAATTATAA
- a CDS encoding DegV family protein: protein MKIKFVVDSTCDVPKELVEKYNIAVVPLTVQWMGETFRDGVDMTSDEFYDKLVKVDDHPKTSQPPVGEFYEVYKRALEEGYEKIISIHITSGFSGTCQSAETAAEMVERDKVEIIDSKSACMGAGWLVIKGIEAMEKGLDFSGIIAEIKKAIETTRVVIYLDTLEYAIRGGRISKLKGIVGSLLNVKPVIYFEDGMVKEYTKSRGKNKAIESFIDAFEKLFGVDQNKPIRIALAYGTDKEYAQEVLEKLKEKYNVQQGYIFQTGIAIAVHGGPNLLAACGTW from the coding sequence ATGAAAATTAAATTTGTGGTAGATAGTACTTGTGATGTTCCTAAAGAATTAGTGGAAAAATACAATATAGCTGTTGTACCTTTGACCGTCCAATGGATGGGTGAAACCTTTAGAGATGGTGTAGATATGACAAGTGATGAGTTTTATGACAAGTTAGTTAAAGTCGATGATCATCCTAAAACTTCCCAACCCCCAGTAGGTGAGTTTTATGAAGTGTATAAAAGGGCCTTAGAAGAGGGTTATGAAAAAATAATTTCTATACACATTACTTCAGGATTTAGTGGAACCTGTCAATCTGCTGAGACGGCGGCGGAGATGGTGGAAAGGGATAAAGTAGAAATTATAGATTCTAAATCAGCATGTATGGGTGCCGGGTGGCTAGTTATTAAAGGTATTGAAGCTATGGAAAAAGGGTTGGATTTTTCTGGAATAATTGCAGAAATTAAAAAGGCAATAGAAACAACTAGGGTGGTAATTTACCTTGATACCTTAGAATATGCCATAAGGGGTGGAAGGATTAGCAAGTTAAAGGGAATTGTAGGTTCCCTTTTAAATGTCAAACCAGTAATTTATTTTGAAGATGGAATGGTTAAAGAATACACAAAATCACGGGGTAAAAATAAAGCTATTGAATCCTTTATCGATGCCTTTGAAAAACTCTTTGGTGTAGATCAAAATAAACCTATTAGAATTGCTTTAGCCTACGGGACAGATAAAGAATACGCCCAGGAAGTATTAGAGAAATTAAAGGAAAAATATAATGTTCAACAAGGTTATATTTTCCAAACAGGTATAGCCATTGCTGTCCATGGAGGACCTAATTTATTGGCAGCCTGTGGAACTTGGTAA
- a CDS encoding 4Fe-4S binding protein yields MIQNIRKISQLFGVIFTLVLLAAGIWYFNFILVASGLLLSIFMGRYFCGWFCPMGTFAERVLVKISKNRPPHKIFSSKWFQYAFVVVFFSAIFIARKNFASLYVVLGMMFSVGIMATLLAIFYQPRTWCGSLCPWGTVMTTVSFNRRFKLEIGEDCKNCRVCTKVCNVPQQLHQSLDERKEKSGKVYIGDRCINCLACVEKCPTKQIKIKE; encoded by the coding sequence ATGATACAGAATATAAGAAAAATATCACAATTATTTGGAGTAATTTTTACCTTAGTACTTTTAGCTGCAGGGATTTGGTATTTTAATTTTATCCTAGTAGCTTCAGGATTATTACTTTCCATATTTATGGGTAGGTATTTTTGTGGATGGTTTTGTCCTATGGGAACCTTTGCAGAAAGGGTATTAGTGAAAATTTCTAAAAACAGGCCACCCCATAAAATATTTAGTAGTAAATGGTTTCAGTATGCCTTTGTAGTAGTATTTTTTAGTGCTATTTTCATCGCTAGAAAAAATTTTGCTTCCCTTTATGTAGTCCTAGGGATGATGTTTTCTGTAGGAATAATGGCTACATTGTTAGCTATCTTTTACCAGCCAAGAACCTGGTGTGGCTCCCTCTGCCCCTGGGGAACCGTTATGACTACAGTAAGTTTTAATAGGAGATTTAAACTAGAGATTGGAGAAGATTGCAAAAATTGTCGAGTGTGTACAAAGGTATGTAATGTTCCACAACAATTACATCAAAGCTTAGATGAAAGAAAGGAAAAATCAGGTAAAGTTTATATTGGAGATCGCTGTATAAACTGTTTAGCTTGTGTAGAAAAATGTCCAACAAAACAAATTAAAATAAAAGAATGA